From the genome of Streptomyces sp. NBC_01317, one region includes:
- a CDS encoding discoidin domain-containing protein: MRVTHQPAELNRRRFAQLAGLTAALTAVPLSLAEAGPAMASGHHRKKSYAAPPDEVAAAYHKALLTHTRWSETQWDAAKGYYTAKDFGFAVVLGHALLLTRGTYDAAEAGVDKETLRSRTLATITHFAASNRLTGGSEWGRTLFFDTTFQLYFVLAARLLWDQLDDTTRSNIDTIVRAQAAYTTALGSANDPASGGWTPNGLTGGHVGDTKLEEMGVYAQSLAPGLAWASDDTRYKAWSDAFGRWSRNEAGLPAADRANPALVDGVAVSANTAQNLYDTFIVENHNSFGPHYQEELWRTSGRNAAHFIAAGRPLPQVLTAQPNAGPLWDTLLTVMSDAGEPLMPMVNDREHLYGRDVIPIAFLAQVLGDRAAARSEAALAERLAAYQAYAPAYRLTKFSGEPKYEPEARAEVAISYLLHEWRAAHGTAVRPLTDAELFARASGVKDFGAGPGLVAHQSPAAWAAAVSKQGFLKFCWQPAHDDWLFSLSGTTPMFLPSVAGGTTTRSVSAYRKVRDGFDGSASVFTLGTGFAGFSTLPTGDVVYASSGVAAGEGHIEVWNLTMPGVAGLDGSRTYTTAEGSVSVAAKDAGTAPPSTTGRTDDLTFARASYRHVRVQGISPDPRYGYSLFAVEIRDGAAGTDLARSGTATASSADPGKGAPLAVDGDLATRWAVSLADRPKADSWLAVDLGAERSFDRVTLRWEAAAGRGYVIQGSADGKAWTDLVRYPRPNLTSDGGWVDVDGRAGFVVRGAKNPLTVSDDILVLSDGPAGPVVIEGYVGKTAADVKAAAARPAPVAASTAVKASVAGGHLSLFNLSAAAVKTTVSVAQDTRTVHLYAGIQTVTATGTDHVAQLAAASAVIAPARFTLRPGSGTRVPVGVRAEVVDAATVTFSGPSCQLVLTATSGQVVHVTVRSGRTERVSVAGVIAYPLNDLALGRITFPTAPLPSGMSDPAAAVDGDTHTAWNPGAAGRMVVDLGAVIPVGEVRVAWTSGRVPASKVEFSTDGLTYTPAGTLRVRSRTGTLATSAGARYVAFAVQGRGANDARVVSVSVLGS, translated from the coding sequence ATGCGCGTGACACATCAACCGGCCGAACTGAACAGGCGCCGTTTCGCCCAACTCGCCGGCCTGACCGCCGCATTGACCGCGGTGCCGCTTTCCCTCGCCGAGGCCGGGCCCGCCATGGCGTCCGGTCACCACAGAAAGAAGTCCTACGCCGCGCCGCCGGACGAGGTCGCCGCCGCGTACCACAAGGCACTGCTCACGCACACCCGCTGGTCGGAGACGCAGTGGGACGCGGCCAAGGGCTACTACACCGCCAAGGACTTCGGGTTCGCGGTGGTCCTCGGACATGCCCTCCTGCTCACCCGGGGTACCTACGACGCCGCGGAGGCGGGCGTCGACAAGGAGACCCTGCGCTCGCGCACCCTCGCCACGATCACGCACTTCGCCGCGTCGAACCGCCTGACCGGCGGCTCCGAATGGGGTCGCACCCTGTTCTTCGACACCACGTTCCAGCTGTACTTCGTGCTCGCCGCGCGGCTCCTGTGGGACCAGCTGGACGACACGACCCGTAGCAACATCGACACCATCGTCCGCGCCCAGGCCGCCTACACCACCGCGCTCGGCTCGGCCAACGACCCGGCCTCGGGCGGCTGGACGCCCAACGGCCTGACCGGCGGCCACGTGGGTGACACCAAGCTGGAGGAGATGGGCGTCTACGCCCAGTCCCTCGCGCCGGGTCTCGCCTGGGCCTCCGACGACACGCGGTACAAGGCCTGGAGCGACGCCTTCGGCCGGTGGAGCCGCAACGAGGCGGGCCTGCCCGCCGCCGACCGCGCCAACCCCGCCCTGGTGGACGGTGTCGCGGTCAGCGCGAACACGGCGCAGAACCTGTACGACACGTTCATCGTCGAGAACCACAACTCCTTCGGACCGCACTACCAGGAGGAGTTGTGGCGTACGTCGGGGCGTAACGCGGCCCACTTCATCGCCGCCGGGCGTCCCCTGCCCCAGGTCCTCACCGCGCAGCCCAACGCGGGGCCGCTCTGGGACACCCTGCTCACCGTCATGAGCGACGCGGGCGAACCGCTGATGCCCATGGTCAACGACCGCGAGCACCTGTACGGGCGTGACGTCATCCCGATCGCCTTCCTGGCCCAGGTGTTGGGGGACCGGGCCGCTGCCCGCTCCGAGGCGGCGCTCGCGGAGCGCCTGGCCGCGTACCAGGCGTACGCGCCGGCCTACCGGCTCACCAAGTTCTCCGGCGAACCCAAGTACGAGCCGGAGGCCCGCGCCGAGGTCGCCATCAGCTATCTGCTGCACGAGTGGCGGGCCGCGCACGGCACGGCGGTCCGTCCCCTCACCGACGCCGAGTTGTTCGCGCGGGCGAGCGGCGTGAAGGACTTCGGCGCGGGCCCCGGGCTGGTGGCACACCAGTCCCCCGCCGCCTGGGCCGCGGCGGTCAGCAAGCAGGGCTTCCTCAAGTTCTGCTGGCAGCCGGCGCACGACGACTGGCTGTTCTCGCTGAGCGGCACCACGCCCATGTTCCTGCCGTCGGTGGCGGGCGGTACGACCACCCGTTCCGTCTCCGCGTACCGCAAGGTCCGGGACGGATTCGACGGCAGCGCCTCGGTGTTCACCCTGGGCACCGGCTTCGCCGGATTCAGCACCCTGCCCACCGGTGACGTCGTCTACGCGTCCAGCGGGGTCGCGGCGGGCGAGGGACACATCGAGGTGTGGAACCTGACGATGCCGGGCGTCGCCGGTCTGGACGGCAGCCGTACGTACACAACCGCCGAGGGCAGCGTCAGCGTCGCGGCCAAGGACGCGGGCACCGCGCCGCCGTCCACGACCGGGCGTACCGACGACCTCACCTTCGCCCGGGCGTCGTACCGTCACGTACGGGTCCAGGGCATCAGCCCCGATCCCCGGTACGGGTACTCGCTGTTCGCGGTCGAGATACGCGACGGCGCCGCCGGCACCGACCTCGCGCGGAGCGGCACGGCCACGGCCTCCTCCGCCGACCCCGGCAAGGGCGCGCCCCTCGCCGTCGACGGCGATCTCGCCACCCGCTGGGCGGTGTCGCTCGCCGACCGGCCGAAGGCGGACAGCTGGCTCGCGGTCGACCTGGGCGCGGAGCGGAGCTTCGACCGCGTCACCCTGCGCTGGGAGGCGGCGGCCGGGCGGGGTTACGTGATCCAGGGCTCGGCGGACGGGAAGGCGTGGACCGATCTCGTCCGGTATCCGCGTCCGAACCTCACCAGCGACGGCGGCTGGGTCGATGTCGACGGCCGCGCCGGGTTTGTCGTCCGGGGTGCGAAGAACCCCCTCACCGTCTCCGACGACATCCTCGTCCTGTCCGACGGGCCGGCCGGACCTGTCGTGATCGAGGGGTACGTGGGGAAGACCGCGGCCGACGTGAAGGCCGCCGCCGCCCGCCCTGCTCCGGTCGCCGCCAGTACGGCGGTGAAGGCGAGCGTCGCAGGAGGACACCTGAGCCTCTTCAACCTGTCCGCCGCCGCGGTCAAGACCACCGTGTCCGTGGCGCAGGACACGCGGACGGTCCACCTGTACGCGGGGATCCAGACCGTCACGGCGACCGGCACCGACCATGTCGCCCAGCTCGCCGCCGCGTCCGCCGTGATCGCACCCGCCCGGTTCACCCTGCGGCCGGGCAGCGGCACACGCGTCCCGGTGGGCGTGCGCGCCGAGGTGGTCGACGCGGCAACGGTCACGTTCTCGGGGCCGTCCTGCCAGCTTGTCCTGACCGCCACGAGCGGCCAGGTCGTCCATGTCACCGTACGGAGCGGGCGTACCGAGCGGGTGTCGGTGGCGGGCGTCATCGCCTATCCGCTCAACGACCTCGCGCTCGGGCGGATCACGTTCCCCACGGCCCCGCTGCCGTCCGGCATGTCCGATCCGGCGGCCGCGGTGGACGGTGACACGCACACCGCCTGGAACCCGGGCGCGGCGGGCCGGATGGTGGTGGACCTGGGCGCCGTGATCCCGGTCGGTGAGGTACGGGTGGCCTGGACGAGCGGCCGCGTCCCGGCCTCCAAGGTCGAGTTCAGCACGGACGGGCTGACCTACACACCGGCGGGAACCCTGCGGGTCAGGAGCCGTACCGGCACACTGGCCACCTCGGCCGGCGCGCGCTATGTGGCGTTCGCCGTCCAAGGACGGGGGGCGAACGACGCGCGGGTGGTCTCGGTGTCGGTGCTCGGTTCGTGA
- a CDS encoding aldehyde dehydrogenase family protein, which produces MAAFARALRVGPSLDRRTQAGPLVSERQRARVEAYGEQGATSDARLAGGGARPAGAGRRPVRRTGRVRRRRQFRPDPAHGPNVARCLTSAPVGVSHVSGGTPPATPPHTEGTGGTVARPGPGTLMSYRRRQSGRLDEAR; this is translated from the coding sequence GTGGCGGCGTTCGCGCGGGCCCTGCGCGTCGGGCCGTCCCTCGATCGCCGGACCCAGGCGGGACCCCTGGTGAGCGAGCGGCAGCGGGCGCGGGTGGAGGCGTACGGGGAACAGGGCGCCACGTCGGACGCGCGCCTGGCGGGGGGTGGGGCCCGCCCCGCGGGGGCGGGCCGCCGGCCGGTTCGCCGAACCGGCCGTGTTCGCCGACGCCGACAGTTCCGACCCGACCCCGCACACGGGCCGAACGTGGCACGGTGTCTCACGTCCGCGCCCGTCGGTGTCTCTCACGTGTCCGGTGGCACACCGCCCGCCACTCCGCCGCACACCGAAGGCACCGGCGGCACCGTCGCGCGGCCCGGTCCCGGCACACTGATGTCGTACCGGCGCCGTCAATCCGGCCGCCTCGACGAGGCGAGATGA
- a CDS encoding LacI family DNA-binding transcriptional regulator, which produces MKETGGAPAGIPTQTGLEGERSKGPAKGPATISDVAARAGVSKTTVSHVLSGRRPVSEATRRKVTRAVEEMGFQQNFFALGLSGRRSQTVALVVQDLTNPFYPALARGLQQAVGGRDYVVLLADVGAGTPPIEAFLNEAVQRRVDGVVVAAVDVPDRLLEPLLASGARVVTVGSPRHGTSTDVVSSDDERIATDAVAYLHGQGHRTLGIISGPVRVAPGSARLDGYRQALRDHGLRPLRAAEAVGDWTRESGAKAMHQLMDLERRPTAVFCANDLMAIGALDAARALGLSVPGDVAVLGVDDIDAASLVSPSLTTVRVPAQEIGRVAGELLLARIDAPSQTPRRVLVQHHLVHRESA; this is translated from the coding sequence ATGAAGGAGACGGGCGGTGCGCCTGCGGGGATCCCCACGCAAACCGGTTTGGAGGGCGAGAGATCAAAAGGGCCCGCGAAGGGGCCCGCGACCATCTCCGACGTCGCCGCCCGCGCCGGGGTGAGCAAGACGACCGTCTCGCACGTGCTGTCCGGCCGGCGCCCCGTCTCCGAGGCCACACGCCGCAAGGTCACACGGGCGGTCGAGGAGATGGGGTTCCAGCAGAACTTCTTCGCACTCGGCCTGTCAGGACGCCGCAGCCAGACCGTCGCCCTGGTCGTCCAGGACCTGACCAACCCGTTCTACCCCGCCCTCGCCCGGGGGCTCCAGCAAGCGGTCGGCGGGCGTGACTACGTCGTCCTGCTGGCCGACGTCGGCGCCGGCACCCCACCGATCGAGGCCTTCCTCAACGAGGCCGTCCAGCGCCGCGTCGACGGAGTGGTCGTGGCCGCCGTCGACGTACCGGACCGGCTGCTCGAACCTCTGCTCGCCTCGGGCGCCCGGGTGGTGACCGTCGGCTCACCCCGGCACGGTACGTCGACCGACGTGGTGTCCTCCGACGACGAGAGGATCGCCACCGACGCCGTCGCCTACCTGCACGGTCAGGGCCACCGCACCCTGGGCATCATCTCCGGGCCCGTCCGGGTCGCCCCCGGATCCGCGCGCCTCGACGGCTACCGGCAGGCCCTGCGCGACCACGGCCTGCGGCCGTTGCGGGCGGCCGAGGCGGTGGGGGACTGGACGCGGGAGTCCGGGGCCAAGGCGATGCACCAGCTGATGGACCTGGAGCGACGGCCCACGGCGGTGTTCTGCGCCAACGACCTCATGGCCATCGGCGCGCTCGACGCGGCCCGCGCGCTCGGCCTGTCGGTCCCCGGCGACGTCGCCGTACTGGGCGTGGACGACATCGACGCGGCCAGCCTCGTCAGCCCGTCCCTGACCACCGTACGGGTGCCGGCCCAGGAGATCGGGCGGGTGGCGGGAGAGCTGCTGCTCGCCCGCATAGACGCTCCGTCCCAGACGCCCCGCCGGGTTCTGGTCCAGCACCACCTTGTTCATCGCGAATCTGCCTGA
- a CDS encoding LysR family transcriptional regulator, which produces MELRHLEYFLAVADTGSFTRAARALHVVQSGVSATVKALERELGSALFVRSSNAVTLTAAGRAFLPRARDTLSAASAAKDAVHRTRGTLQGEVTVGTLTSIDVTNLPELLSVFRDRHPAVTVRLRAASAGSAGLAQQLRDGQLDVAFLSLPGPAPAGLDTRLLATAPLFLYVPRTHPLAGTGRVSLAQLGEFPFVDSPQGFGNRVLVDRAFAAAGVEREVTLEVADIGTAVHYIRAGLGIGFLSRFLVGDHAGLDVLEVADHELRWQLTVATAANRRPGATTEAFLDLLRERNPAPRELTGR; this is translated from the coding sequence ATGGAGCTACGCCACCTCGAATACTTCCTCGCGGTCGCCGACACCGGCAGCTTCACCCGGGCCGCGCGGGCCCTGCACGTGGTCCAGTCGGGGGTGTCGGCGACCGTCAAGGCGCTGGAGCGGGAGCTGGGCTCCGCCCTGTTCGTCCGGAGTTCCAACGCCGTCACACTGACCGCCGCGGGACGGGCCTTCCTGCCCCGCGCCCGGGACACACTCAGCGCCGCGAGCGCGGCCAAGGACGCCGTGCACCGGACCCGGGGCACACTTCAGGGCGAGGTGACGGTCGGCACACTGACCTCGATCGACGTCACCAACCTCCCGGAGCTGCTGAGCGTCTTCCGGGACAGGCACCCCGCGGTCACCGTACGGCTCAGGGCGGCGTCGGCCGGATCGGCCGGACTGGCACAGCAGTTGCGCGACGGGCAGCTCGACGTGGCCTTCCTGTCCCTGCCCGGGCCGGCCCCGGCCGGCCTGGACACCCGGCTGCTGGCCACAGCGCCTCTCTTCCTGTACGTGCCCCGCACCCATCCCCTCGCCGGGACGGGCCGGGTGTCGCTGGCGCAGCTGGGCGAGTTCCCCTTCGTCGACTCCCCGCAGGGTTTCGGCAACCGCGTTCTGGTCGACCGGGCGTTCGCCGCCGCGGGGGTCGAGCGGGAAGTGACCCTGGAGGTCGCCGACATCGGCACCGCCGTGCACTACATCCGCGCGGGGCTCGGGATCGGATTCCTCAGCCGCTTCCTCGTCGGCGACCACGCGGGCCTGGACGTCCTGGAGGTCGCCGACCACGAACTGCGCTGGCAACTCACCGTCGCCACCGCCGCGAACCGGCGTCCCGGCGCCACGACGGAGGCGTTCCTGGACCTGCTCAGGGAGCGCAATCCGGCACCGCGCGAACTCACGGGCCGATAG
- a CDS encoding nuclear transport factor 2 family protein: MTDTTLQLLADRAAVADTLHRYTAGLDLNDAELLTSSLTEDATVDLTPATGKIGLDFPVLAPRETVVGVLIPAVGPLDTSHVVSNIRTTVDGDTAHARACAMAQHFPPGDGPRPDRTRQALMMNRYDADLVRDGEIWRIRRLTIDSAWFSGDPTVLLGE; the protein is encoded by the coding sequence ATGACCGACACCACGCTTCAGCTTCTCGCCGACCGCGCCGCCGTCGCGGACACACTGCACCGCTACACGGCGGGACTTGACCTCAACGACGCCGAACTGCTCACGTCCTCGCTGACCGAGGACGCCACGGTCGACCTGACGCCCGCCACGGGCAAGATCGGCCTGGACTTCCCCGTGCTGGCGCCGCGCGAGACCGTGGTGGGGGTGCTGATCCCCGCGGTGGGCCCCCTGGACACCAGCCACGTGGTCAGCAACATCCGTACGACGGTCGACGGCGACACCGCGCACGCCCGGGCCTGCGCGATGGCCCAGCACTTCCCGCCCGGCGACGGGCCCAGGCCGGACCGCACCCGGCAGGCGCTGATGATGAACCGTTACGACGCCGACCTGGTACGCGACGGCGAGATCTGGCGCATCAGGCGCCTCACCATCGACAGCGCGTGGTTCTCCGGCGACCCGACCGTCCTCCTGGGCGAGTGA
- a CDS encoding aldehyde dehydrogenase family protein has translation MSRATFSDTRRRELFIGGRGATPHSKETTPVLSAHSGRVIGPAPDADTADVDSSVAAARTAFDAPGGWAHRRPRERAAVLRRFAGLLDGPGPGPGGGGGSEETSGNHGSRDRLALALLLATAAGPSPVACSHRTAGTRRPWRRSRGPCASGRPSIAGPRRDPW, from the coding sequence ATGAGCCGCGCCACCTTCTCGGACACCCGCCGGCGCGAACTGTTCATCGGCGGGCGAGGGGCGACGCCTCACTCGAAGGAGACCACCCCGGTCCTGTCGGCCCACTCGGGCCGAGTGATCGGGCCGGCGCCCGACGCCGACACCGCCGATGTGGACTCCTCCGTCGCCGCCGCGCGTACGGCCTTCGACGCTCCCGGCGGATGGGCCCACCGGCGGCCGCGCGAACGGGCGGCGGTCCTGCGGCGGTTCGCCGGACTCCTGGACGGACCCGGACCCGGACCCGGGGGCGGGGGCGGGAGCGAGGAGACGTCCGGGAACCATGGCAGCCGGGACCGGCTCGCGCTCGCGCTTCTCTTGGCGACTGCGGCCGGTCCCTCGCCGGTCGCGTGCTCCCACCGCACGGCCGGTACGAGGAGGCCGTGGCGGCGTTCGCGCGGGCCCTGCGCGTCGGGCCGTCCCTCGATCGCCGGACCCAGGCGGGACCCCTGGTGA
- a CDS encoding ADP-ribosylglycohydrolase family protein — MHDVLDPRDLVPDEAEQLLSSGYAAGELLDAARRAAAADDLAELASTAEALAALRRSPGWDFDEPSDAEEIWAALAPPTGPARPVAGGELPTRLAGAWLGRCVANTMGKPVEGLTRDEVGIYLRATGQWPQTGFIPLLDELPAGVSHLHESAPFAAAGRFDAVPRDDDLDWTILGLHLLETYGRGLTTEDIGHEWLDRIPFTQTFTAERAAYRNLIHGLRTPETATHDNPYREWIGALIRTDIYGYVQPGDPRAAARMALTDAVLSHTANGIYGAMWSAALVAEALVSTEPADALRAALTVVPPRSRLHASQAGVLRLFEQGATAQAAQDWIDQELGHYNWVHTVNNAAIIAAALLWGEGDFVRTVALAVGAGRDTDSTAATVGSVFGALHGPDAVPARLVEPTGGVVRSAVQGFDRITVTELAARTEAVRAAFEQEVLA; from the coding sequence GTGCACGACGTACTCGACCCACGCGATCTCGTCCCCGACGAAGCCGAACAGCTTCTGTCCTCGGGGTACGCGGCCGGAGAGCTGCTGGACGCGGCCCGCCGGGCCGCCGCGGCCGACGACCTCGCGGAACTCGCCTCCACAGCGGAGGCACTCGCCGCACTGCGGCGCTCCCCGGGCTGGGACTTCGACGAACCGTCCGACGCCGAGGAGATATGGGCGGCCCTCGCCCCGCCGACGGGGCCCGCGCGGCCCGTCGCCGGGGGAGAACTGCCCACCCGCCTGGCAGGTGCCTGGCTGGGACGGTGTGTGGCCAACACGATGGGCAAGCCCGTCGAGGGACTGACCCGGGACGAGGTCGGCATCTACCTGCGGGCCACCGGCCAATGGCCGCAGACCGGCTTCATACCCTTGCTGGACGAGCTGCCCGCCGGGGTCAGCCACCTGCACGAATCGGCCCCCTTCGCCGCGGCCGGCCGCTTCGACGCCGTCCCCCGCGACGACGACCTGGACTGGACGATCCTCGGCCTGCACCTGCTGGAGACGTACGGGCGCGGCCTCACGACGGAGGACATCGGCCACGAGTGGCTCGACCGCATCCCCTTCACCCAGACGTTCACGGCCGAGCGCGCGGCGTACCGCAACCTCATCCACGGCCTCCGGACGCCGGAGACGGCCACGCACGACAACCCGTACCGTGAATGGATCGGTGCGCTGATCCGTACCGACATCTACGGTTACGTCCAGCCGGGCGACCCACGTGCCGCGGCGAGGATGGCGCTGACCGACGCGGTCCTGTCGCACACCGCCAACGGGATCTACGGCGCGATGTGGTCGGCCGCCCTGGTCGCCGAGGCCCTGGTCTCCACCGAGCCGGCCGACGCCCTGCGGGCCGCCCTCACCGTCGTCCCCCCGCGCTCCCGGCTCCACGCGAGCCAGGCCGGGGTGCTGCGCCTGTTCGAGCAGGGTGCCACCGCCCAGGCGGCGCAGGACTGGATCGACCAGGAGCTGGGCCACTACAACTGGGTGCACACCGTCAACAACGCCGCCATCATCGCCGCGGCATTGTTGTGGGGCGAGGGCGACTTCGTCCGTACGGTGGCCCTCGCTGTCGGCGCCGGCCGTGACACCGACTCGACCGCGGCCACCGTCGGCAGTGTGTTCGGCGCCCTGCACGGGCCCGACGCCGTCCCCGCCCGGCTGGTGGAGCCGACCGGCGGAGTGGTCCGCAGCGCCGTCCAGGGCTTCGACCGGATCACCGTCACCGAACTCGCCGCACGGACCGAAGCCGTCCGTGCCGCCTTCGAACAGGAAGTGCTCGCATGA
- a CDS encoding nucleoside hydrolase: MTATRRIVIDTDPGLGEPGSDIDDGLAIALALRSPELTVEALTVVNGNVDVDTGVDVARRLVERLGHPDLPVLRGADRPLLRDMAPVRALFDDVVGDHPVRTAAEDRIGPTTDVTAAEYLVELAATYPGEISVVAIGPMTNLALALRLDPGFARNVADIIMMAGSATGYAQNITVVGDFNAYVDPEALAIVLASGAPLRMVGIDQTSRVRLTRDDAAVLSRGDSFGRWAGECALAWIDFLSRAFPLREEHRDACFLHDPLVVAAFLDPSLCTWADAHVVTDTTSELARGLVVADRGLALAPPLGPPNASVAVDTDVPGFGRLFLDRLTGTPAGD, encoded by the coding sequence ATGACCGCCACCCGCAGGATCGTGATCGACACCGACCCCGGCCTGGGCGAACCCGGGTCCGACATCGACGACGGCCTGGCCATCGCGCTGGCCCTGCGCTCGCCGGAACTGACCGTCGAGGCGCTGACCGTCGTCAACGGCAACGTCGACGTCGACACGGGAGTCGACGTCGCGAGGCGTCTCGTCGAGCGCCTGGGCCACCCTGACCTGCCGGTCCTGCGCGGCGCCGACCGTCCGCTGCTGCGCGACATGGCTCCCGTCCGGGCGCTGTTCGACGACGTGGTCGGGGACCATCCCGTCCGGACGGCGGCGGAGGACCGGATCGGACCGACGACCGACGTCACGGCCGCCGAATACCTGGTGGAGCTGGCGGCCACGTACCCCGGCGAGATCTCGGTCGTCGCCATCGGCCCCATGACCAACCTCGCGCTGGCGCTGCGCCTCGACCCCGGATTCGCCCGGAATGTGGCGGACATCATCATGATGGCGGGCTCCGCCACCGGGTACGCCCAGAACATCACCGTCGTCGGTGACTTCAACGCCTACGTCGACCCCGAGGCCCTCGCGATCGTCCTGGCCAGCGGTGCCCCGCTGCGTATGGTGGGCATCGACCAGACCTCGCGCGTACGGCTCACCCGCGACGACGCGGCGGTCCTGTCCCGCGGGGACTCCTTCGGCCGCTGGGCGGGGGAGTGCGCGCTGGCCTGGATCGACTTCCTCTCCAGGGCCTTCCCGCTGCGGGAGGAGCACCGGGACGCGTGCTTCCTGCACGACCCCCTCGTGGTGGCGGCGTTCCTCGACCCGTCCCTCTGTACGTGGGCCGACGCGCACGTCGTCACCGACACCACCAGCGAGCTGGCCCGGGGCCTGGTCGTGGCCGACCGCGGACTCGCCCTCGCCCCACCCCTCGGACCCCCCAACGCCTCGGTCGCCGTCGACACCGACGTGCCTGGCTTCGGCCGCCTCTTCCTCGATCGCCTCACCGGTACTCCCGCCGGCGATTGA
- a CDS encoding FAD-binding oxidoreductase codes for MLSSSKRDLLVTQVTGPVLGPEDDGFAEECAPYNLAVTHRPAVVVGAVDSADVQAAVRFAAAHGLPAAVLATGHQAIVPADGAVLITTGRMARVSVDPEARTVRVEAGALWRQVVDAAAPHGLAPLNGSSPLVGVVGYTLGGGLSPTMGRTYGWASDHVTSIDVVTADGAPRHVDATTEPDLFWALRGGKSNFGVVTAMEFALFPVTHLWAGGLFFSGDDTEAVLRAYADLTATAPDALSSSIALLRLPPLPGIPELLAGKFTLHVRISYLGGEEDGERLLAPLRAAAPLLLDTVGLIPYEDFAQIHSDPVDPAPFSEYTTLLSALTPGALDAILAAAGPGADCPVQFVELRHLGGAFARPADNAVGNRNARYALWIVAIGMPGDLAAQDAYADALLAQVRPWSTGGRYLNFIAAHHSSVPDVRASYDEAAYRRLREVKRRYDPRNLFRLNHNIPPSEATE; via the coding sequence ATGCTGAGTTCATCGAAGCGCGACCTCCTGGTCACCCAGGTCACCGGCCCCGTCCTGGGGCCGGAGGACGACGGGTTCGCCGAGGAGTGCGCGCCCTACAACCTTGCCGTGACCCACCGTCCCGCCGTGGTGGTGGGCGCGGTGGACAGCGCCGACGTCCAGGCCGCCGTCCGCTTCGCGGCGGCACACGGCCTGCCCGCCGCCGTCCTGGCCACCGGGCACCAGGCGATCGTCCCGGCCGACGGGGCCGTCCTCATCACCACCGGGCGGATGGCCCGGGTGAGCGTCGACCCGGAGGCCCGTACGGTACGGGTCGAGGCGGGAGCCCTCTGGCGGCAGGTGGTCGACGCGGCCGCCCCCCACGGGCTCGCCCCGCTCAACGGCTCCTCCCCGCTCGTCGGGGTCGTCGGCTACACGCTCGGCGGCGGCCTCAGCCCGACGATGGGCCGTACCTACGGCTGGGCGAGCGACCACGTCACCTCGATCGACGTCGTCACGGCGGACGGCGCCCCGCGGCACGTGGACGCCACCACGGAACCCGACCTCTTCTGGGCCCTGCGCGGCGGCAAGAGCAACTTCGGCGTCGTCACGGCCATGGAGTTCGCCCTGTTCCCCGTCACCCACCTGTGGGCCGGCGGCCTGTTCTTCTCCGGGGACGACACGGAAGCGGTCCTGCGCGCCTACGCGGACCTCACCGCCACCGCCCCCGACGCCCTCAGCTCCTCGATCGCCCTGCTGCGGCTGCCTCCGCTGCCGGGGATCCCCGAGCTGCTGGCCGGGAAGTTCACCCTCCACGTCCGGATCTCCTACCTGGGCGGCGAAGAGGACGGAGAGCGGCTGCTCGCGCCGCTGCGCGCGGCGGCCCCGCTCCTCCTCGACACCGTCGGCCTCATCCCCTACGAGGACTTCGCCCAGATCCACTCCGACCCGGTCGATCCCGCTCCGTTCTCGGAGTACACCACCCTGCTGTCGGCGCTGACGCCCGGCGCCCTCGACGCGATCCTGGCGGCGGCAGGACCCGGCGCGGACTGCCCGGTGCAGTTCGTCGAACTGCGCCACCTCGGCGGCGCGTTCGCCCGCCCGGCGGACAACGCCGTCGGCAACCGCAACGCGCGCTACGCCCTGTGGATCGTGGCCATCGGCATGCCCGGCGATCTCGCGGCGCAGGACGCCTACGCCGACGCGCTGCTGGCCCAGGTGCGCCCCTGGTCGACCGGCGGCCGCTACCTCAACTTCATCGCCGCGCACCACAGCTCCGTACCGGACGTGCGTGCCTCGTACGACGAGGCCGCCTACCGCCGCCTGCGCGAGGTCAAGCGCCGGTACGACCCCCGCAACCTGTTCCGCCTCAACCACAACATCCCGCCCTCGGAGGCCACGGAATGA